CAGATCAAGCGCTTGAATACCATTGGCCCCTTCGTAGATCTGAGCGATACGGGTATCACGAACGATTTGTTCCATGCCCCATTCGCGCACATAACCATGACCACCAAATACTTGTTGACAATCGATGGTAGCTTCTAGAGCTTTATCGGTTAAGAAGGCTTTAGCAATAGGTGTTAGTAACGCAACACGAGCAGAGGCAATTTGAGCTGCTTCAGGGTCGGTACTGAACTTTTCAGCATCAAGTTGTTTGGCGACGTACATGGCAAAACAGCGTGATGCTTCAGAATTGGCTTTAGCGTTCAACAGCATGCGGCGTACATCGGCATGATGAATGATGGCATCAGCTGGTTTTTCAGGGCTTTGAATTTGGGTGTCGCTACGACCTTGACCACGATCAAGCGCATAAAGTGCTGCATTTTGATAGGCAAGTTCAGAGCCACCAAGTCCTTGTAAGCCCATAGTAACGCGCTCATAGTTCATCATAATAAACATTGATGAAAGCCCCGTATTTTCAGGACCAACCAACCAACCTTTAGCATCATCAAAGTTCATCACACAAGTGGCTGAGGCTTTGATACCCATTTTGTGTTCAATAGAGCCTGCTGCCAGTGTATTGCGTTCGCCCAAGCTACCATCTTCATTAACTATGAATTTTGGTACCACAAATAATGAGATACCTTTAGAACCCGCTGGCGCGTCTGGCGTTTTTGCTAACACCAAATGAATAATATTTTCAGTTAAGTCATGCTCACCACCGGTAATAAAGATTTTGGTACCTGAAATGTTGAAGCTACCGTCGTCGTTGGGCACTGCTTTGGTTTTGATGATACCCAAGTCAGTACCAGCATGCGGCTCAGTTAAGCACATGGTACCTGACCATTCACCTGAGTACATTTTTTCTAAATACAGTTTTTTCTGCTCTTCTGAGGCCGCAGCATTCATACACAATGTCGCGCCAACAGTGAGGTTGGGATATAGCGCAAACGACTGGTTGGTGGTAAAGATCATTTCTTCAGTCAACATAGTGACCATTTTTGGGAAACCTTGGCCGCCGTACTCAGGGTTGCCACCCAGACCAACCCAACCTGAATCCGCATATTGCTTATAGGCCTCTTTAAAGCCTTCAGGAGTGGTAACGACACCGTCACCATGGAAGGTTGCGCCTTCTTCGTCACCACTACGATTAATAGGTAGTAGCACGTTTTTGGATAATTTTGCCATTTCTTCTAAAATCATATCGACAGTTTCCATGTCAACATGAGACAAATTATCATTATTTTGCCAAAACTCATGAGCTTTAAAAACGTCAGTTAAGATAAAACGCATGTCATTAAGAGGGGCATTATAGACAGACATAAATATTCCTTATTGTTCAATATGAATAGAAGTAAAGCAGTTTATTTATTGGTAGTTAGAATCAAAGGATATTGAGACGCTAACGAATAGGGGTATTAATAATATTGGTCATCTATTGATGACGAGTTATCCGTTAATAAGGTCACAGTAAATAGATGAAAAATATAAAATATGCGAGTTATGGCAATAAACTTATTGCTGTAAAACGATTAAGTGATTTATAAAGTTTAGCAAATTAAGGGCTTAAACTGTGTATATCTTCGTGAATTACGCGTGCACCGAAAGTCATTCTGTGCTCTTGTAGTATTTAAATATAACTTAAGTGACCCGCTGGAAAGGCAATCCTAGCTAATTAACCATGGTTAATCGAAGTCATATATAGTCAATGAAAAGTAATATCGATACATAACCTACTGCTGGCATACGTTTTTCTTGCTTGCTGTGCCTACGCAGACAGAGGCTGCAAAAATCTTATATCCGCAGTACCGTCGCGTTTTTAAGGTATTTTAACTATAAGTCAACTCACTTTAAAAGACCAATAGTTTTAGAGCTTAGAGCTCGCTACCAAAACAAAATAGGCAACACACCTTAGTATGTTGCCTATAGGAAGATATTGAATCATGACCATTATAATTAAAAGCAGTTTTTGACCACTTTATAGCTAAAATACACGCTAATAACAATGTACGCTTAATAACAATGTACGCTTAATAACAATGTACGCTAATAACTAAGGCCTCAGCTCAAATATGACGCTTAATTAAAATGCAAATTGGTCAGTGCTCATACTCATGTAGGGTTCGACACCAGTATCGATGCGCTTGACATAAGTACTAGTACGCGGTAGCAATTTTGCAAAGTAGAACTGCGCGGTTTTGATTTTGGCATCATAGAATGCCTGCTCGCCGGTACCGTCAGCAATAGCTGTTTGTGCCACTAATGCCATCCGTGCCCACAAGAAAGCCAAGGTCACATAACCGCTAAAGTACATGTAATCAACTGCAGCGCCACCTACTGCCTCAGGATTGTCGTTTGCTTGCATACCAATACGGGCAGTTAGATCGCCCCATTCTTTGATATGTCTCATAAGAGGACGAGTAAATTGGCCCATGTCGTCATTGTCTTTATTGTCTTCACAGAACTGCTGAATGACATTGGTAAAGTTAGTAAGCAGTTTGCCTTGTGACCCCAATACTTTACGTCCGATTAAGTCGAGCGATTGAATTTGAGTCGTCCCTTCATAGATACAAGCAATAGTGGTATCACGGACATTTTGCTCTAAGCCATACTCAGTACAAAACCCACTACCACCCAACGCTTGAACACCATGTCTGGCAGACTCAAGTCCCGTTTCGGTCAAGAAGGCCTTGCCAATAGGGGTAAGCAGTGACAGCATTTGATCCGCGTCTTTGCGAGCATCGCCTTCACCCTTGGCAACGGTATCAGCAAACTGAGACATATAACCAATCAATGCACGACCGCCTTCTGCGAATGCTTTAGTGGTCAACAGCATATCACGGACTGCAGGGTGTACGATGATCGGGTCAGCTGGCTTTTCAGGAAACTTAGCACCGTCTAGAGAACGAAATGCTAAGCGTTCTTTAGTAAAAGACAAGGCCCCTTGAAAAGCGTACTGAGATGCTGTGACCCCTTGAATAGCGGTACCGATTCGTGCCACATTCATAAAGGTGAACATGCAATTTAGACCACGGTTCTCTTCGCCGACTAAATAACCAGCTGACCCATCATAGTTGATGACGCAAGTGGCTGAGGCCTTGATGCCCATTTTGTGCTCAATAGAGCCGCAAGAGACAGCATTGTGTTCGGCTAAACTGCCGTCATCATTAACCCTGAACTTCGGCACAACAAATAAAGACAAGCCTCTAGTACCGGCTGGTGCATCTGGTAGGCGCGCCAGAACAATATGGATAATATTGTCAGACATATCGTGCTCGCCTGCAGAAATCCAGATTTTACCGCCTGTAATTTTGTAGCTACCGTCACCATTAGGTTCAGCTTTGGTACGTACCAAATTGAGATCAGAGCCGCACTGTGGCTCAGTCAAGCACATTACGCCTGTCCACTCACCTGAGACCAATTTAGGCAAATACTTTTGTTTTTGCTCGGCAGTACCATGATGCTCAATAGTAGAAACGCAGCCTTCTGAAAGCCCTGGATACATACCAAATGACCAGTTAGCGGTACCCACAAATTCAGAGATAGCTGAGTTCAAGGACATTGGCATGGCTTGGCCACCGAATTCTTCTTCGGCCGTCAAAGACGTGAATCCAAGCTCACAGTATTGCTTATAAGCTTCTTTAAAACCTTTAGGTGTGGTTACTTTACCATTATCAAAATGACAGCCTTCCGCATCCCCGCTCTGATTTAGTGGCGACAGCTCGTTTTCAGCGAAGTTGGCGGCAACCTCTAGATAGCTGTCTACAATGTCTGCTTCAATATGAGAAAAAGCATCAAGCGTTTGGTAATGTGCGGTACTGTTTAAAAGCTCATGCATGACAAATTTCATATCACGTAGGGGTGCTTTATACTGCATAATTTCCTATCCTTTTTTTGGAATATGACCAACAGCGGGTTAATGACTGCCACTATTATTTAGCGCTTGGTTCATGTTTGCTGATGTCTAACTTGTCTGAATTAATAGTTTTTAATTAACAATAGACAATGACGCAGACCATATAAAATGATGTTTAAAAGAGTTAAAAGAATGATGACGGCTAAAGTCTATTCAATATTCAGCATTTCTGATAATTTCACTGTAAAAGATAGGCGTTTGCAGGCGATTATACAAGTTTGCTGGTGAAACTGATAAGTCATGAACCTATCTTGCATCCTATACACAATCAACGTGGGAGACAAAGCGCTATGAGCACTAACTGGGTAAGAGATTTGTTCATATGTATTTTTATTCACTACAAATGACGACTATTAGCGATAGGATGAACAGTCAATACGCCTGAATAAAGTACAGTTTAATACCGTTTTATTTGGATGCATGCTGACGAGTCAACATTTCGGTGGCATCTTCTGCGTTAACGGGTCTACCAAACCAATAACCTTGACCGTATGCACAGCCCATTTGTAACAATAAGTCACGTTGCTGCTCAGTTTCGATACCTTCAGCAACAACTTCCATATCAAGTGCATCTGCCAAATCCAAAATAGCTTTTACAATCGCGTATTGGGTACGATCAGTGGCAATTTTGGAGATAAAACTTCTATCAATCTTAATAAAATCAAAGGGGTATTCTTGTAAGTAGCTGAGTGAGGCATAACCGGTACCAAAGTCATCAAGGGCTAGGCGGATGCCCATTTCTTTGAGCATGGTGAGTTGGTGTTTCACATTGGCATGGCGCCGCATCAATGACGATTCGGTCACCTCAACGTGTAACTGTTGCGGGCGGATATTATGTTCTTTAAACAAGTTACTGACCACATCAAAAAATTCAGGATAGTTAAATTCGGTTGCTTCAGCATTGATACAAATATGCTGAGTAAACCCCAATGCCTGCCAAATAGACAACTGTTGAGCAATTTTTACTACCATTTGATAAAACAATCTAAATGACAGTTTGTATTCAATGATCGCTTCAATAAAATCCATCGGCTTCAGTAGACCGCGAGTAGGGTGCTACCAGCGAACTAACGCCTCAAAACCAGTAATAGTGCCAGTATCTAAGGCAACTTTTGGCTGGTAATAGGGCACAAGCTGACAGTCATCCATAGCAGATCTGAGCTCAGCTTCTAATGGTAAGCTATCAGCAGTTGCTTTGTTGATAGCCTCGCTATACCAACAGACATCATCACCACCTTGTTGCTTGACACAAAGTCTGCGATAAGCGATATGACATTCAAGTATCTGCCCATAACGGGTAGCCAGCGAAAAATTATTTTCGTAAAAGCCGTCACTGTCTAAGCGATTAGAGATGTCTTTTAATATGGCCTGTTCTTCTTCTGATAAGGATTCAGCAGAATAGATACCAAGTGGTCGCCCAATCAAAAACTCTTAATTGTAACCAACCATAATTTCGTAGGTGGCATTGACTGATAAGTAGCGAAGGTTGGCATCTAATATGAATATGGAATCTTCCAGGCGTTCGCATAATTGAGTCAGTAGTTGCTGCTTAATTAAGGTTGAGATGGGTTCAAAATTATTCATAATACTGGCTCACAAAATATACTGGCGCATAAAAATAAACCTCACTGTTCGACATCAGTATACTTATATTGAACGGGGCTACTGATATTGAACAGGGCTACTATAAGTTATACAATAAATAGCTAACAAAAGTTTATCATTATTTTAAAATTTAATCATCAATAACTATCAAGACTTCTATCTTATTATCAACGACTCAGGGCGTGCAATGTTGCCAAGGCGACAATTGGAGCCGTCTCAGTACGCAGCACTCGTGCGCCAATTTGCCAAGGCGCAAAACCACTATGCTCAGCCTGATCGCACTCTTCATTACTGAGTCCACCTTCAGGACCAATTAACAGTTCGATATAAGGCAGCTTTTGAGTCAAGACGGTCAGTAACGCCTCTGGCCTCAAAGGCTGATCTGCTGCTGGCACGCTCATCATTACACGCAAATCTGTTCGAGTATTAAGGATCTGATAATAAGGATCCTGCCTAAGGGCTGCTACGATAGGACTTACAAAAATGTCACGACTAGCCTTGTTCGCTGAGCCACTCGTCTGTGAGTTATCGATATTTGAAAAATCATTATCTAAACTATCATTACTTAAACTATCACTATCTAAACCACCGTTACCTAAACTATCGTTATTTAAGCTCTGTAGCCACTGACGAATAGGCTGAGGCGCAAAAATAATTGGTGGACGGTTTAACCCACATTGTTCACAAGCAGCAATAGCAATTTGCTGCCAGTGAAGTAGCTTTTTGTCGACCTGTGCAGGTTTTAAAGAGACCTCACCATGATGGCTACTGAGCAACTGAATGGCAGTGACGCCAAGCTCAGTGGCTTTTTGGATAGCATAATCCATACGTTCACCACGACTCATGACTAAGCCTATTTTACTAATGATAGGCGCAGTACGGTCATCGCTTACGTGTGCGAGTAAGGTGGCGGTAGCATGCTTTTTACTGACGGTTTGTAACTGTACTTGATATTCACCACCAAAGCCGTCGAATAACAGGCCTTGATCACCGATATTCGCTCGTAGCACACGACACCAATGATGAACGATAGTGTCTGGTAAGTCGACCTCACTACCTAGGGCTAACGAGTCTAGTCGAGGGTGGTAAGAGGATTCAACGTTGCTTTTATTAAAAGCGTTACGATCACTATGTTCGTTATCATTACTACTGATGGCATAAAAAAAACGTCGCACGATATTTTATCCCTATGGTTTAATTAAGAACGTTTATTAGTAGCCTAATAGAATATCATTTGGCCAAACTAAAGGTGTTTTTAATCCTAAATTCGTATAAAAAAGTAAGTCGCTGATGTTGGTAAGCGCCTTATAAAAGGCGGTAACGGGTATTAAAGGGCATTGTATAGTTAAAATACCTTAAAAACGCTACGGTACTGCTGGTATAAGCTTTTTGCAGCCGCTAGTCGGCTAATAAAATCTTAGCAATAAAAAACTGGTGCTCCTAAGAGCACCAGTGGGTTGAACAATAATGATAAAAGAGGCGTAGCGCAATAAACGATTAACAGCTTTAACCTGCTAGCCCTAAAGCTTCAATTAGGCGTTTGTTGGGCTCAACCTTATTCATGCTATAAAAATGCATTGCGGGTACACCCTCAGCAATCAGGCGTTCGCATAGACGGTAGACCACCTCAAAACCAAACTCACGAATGGCTTTGCGATCATCGCCAAAGTCAGCAAGCTGTTTACGCACATAACGTGGAATATCAGCACCGCAGCTATCAGCAAAGCGTACCAAGTTACTAGAATTAGTAATCGGCATAATACCGGCCACTAATGGCTGTGCGTTGGTATCGATCCCACGGCCTTCTAACGCATCACGCAAATACAAATAGCTGTCAGCATTATAGAAGAATTGGGTAATCGCTGCATTCGCGCCCGCTTGGTATTTGTTCACCAAGTTATCAATATCGAATAAAAAGCTGCGTGCTTGGGGGTGCATCTCAGGGTAAGCCGCAACTTCGATATGGAAATGATCGCCTGAATGCTCACGGATAAATTTGACTAAATCCAGCGCAAATGGCAACTGACCCATACCAACTTGTCCTGACGGCAAGTCGCCACGCAGTGCCACTAAGCGATTGATGCCTAAACTCTTATATAGCGTCAACAGCTCAGAAATTTCGTCTTTATCGTCACCAATACAGGAGATATGCGGAGCGACTGGAGTGTCGCTACGCTCACATAAGGCGTTGACGATATCTAAAGTGCGGGTACGCGTTGAGCCGCCTGCACCATAAGTTACCGAAAAGTAAGTAGGCGACAGTTTGTTCAGCTCATCAAAAGTACTGAGCAGCTTCTCATGTCCCTGCTCAGACTTGGCAGGGAAAAACTCAAAAGAGAAAGCAGGCTTACTCACAGTCGCGCTCCTTATCTTTAATATAAGTACTAATATAAATACTCATATTAATATTTATAAGCATCAGGTTTGAACGGACCTTCGATAGGAACGCCTAAGTACTCTGCTTGTTTTGAGGTCAGCTTGGTTAACGTACCATTGAAACCCGCGACCATAGCGGCTGCGACTTCTTCGTCGAGCTTTTTCGGTAACACTCTGACGTACAAATTGTCAGTACGCTGATCAACGGGCAGTTCAGCAAACTTCTCTTCAAACAGATACATTTGCGCCAATACTTGGTTAGCAAATGAGCCGTCCATCACGCGTGATGGGTGACCAGTTGCATTACCTAGGTTCACCAAACGACCTTCAGCCAACAGAATCAGGTAATCGTTCACGTCGTCTGAGCGGAAGATTTGATGGACCTGTGGTTTAACTTCAGACCAGCGCCAGTTTTCACGCATAAATTGCGTATCGATTTCGGTATCAAAGTGACCGATGTTACAAACTACTGCACCAGGCTTTAACGCCGCTAGCATGTGTTTGTCACAAACGTGATAGTTACCAGTAGTGGTGACAATCATGTCCGTATCTTCTAGCAGGCGGGTGTTTATGTTTTCTGCGCCGCCAGTGTTGTCGCCGTCAATATACGGTGATAATACTTCATAACCGTCCATACAGGCCTGCATGGCACAGATAGGATCAACTTCTGAAATCCGAACAATCATACCTTCTTGACGTAAGCTTTGTGCTGAGCCCTTGCCCACATCACCATAACCGATAACCAAAGCGCGACGACCAGCAAGGAACATATCCGTACCGCGTTTAATCGCGTCATTTAAGCTATGACGGCAACCATACTTATTATCGTTTTTAGACTTAGTGACGGCATCATTGACGTTGATAGCAGGAATTTTTAGCGTGCCTTTATCCAACATTTCGAGTAAGCGATGTACACCAGTGGTCGTCTCTTCTGAGATACCATGCATGTTATCTAGAAGCTCAGCATAATCATCATGGATAAGTGCGGTCAAATCACCGCCATCATCTAGAATTAAGTTAGCATCCCAAAGTTGGCCTGTTTCTTCGCCACCAACGTGTACTTGCTGGCGTAAGCACCATTCGTACTCTGCGTCAGTTTCGCCTTTCCAAGCAAATACTGGAATACCGGCAGCAGCAATTGCAGCAGCAGCGTGGTCTTGGGTTGAGAAGATGTTACATGAGGTCCAGCGTACTTCAGCACCGAGTGCAATTAAGGTCTCGATAAGCACGGCAGTTTGGATGGTCATGTGGATACAGCCGACAATCTTCGCGCCTTTAAGCGGTTGATCCGCTTCGTAGCGACGACGCAAACCCATAAGGGCAGGCATTTCGGCTTCAGCAAGAGTAATTTCACGGCGGCCGTAATCAGCAAGGCTAATGTCAGCGACTTTATAGTCTGTGAAAGCGGGATTGATCGTATGGGCAGATGGGGAAGTAGACACTGCGTCCATAATATGCTCCTATCAGTGGTTAACGTATGATAAAAAGAATAAAAACGCAGGTGCCGTTGTTCACGCTATTTAATACTTAAACTTTTAGTATTAAACAGTTTACCGAGCCTAATATAACGTATAAATCAGTGTGGCTTAGGTTTAAAACTAAACACTAGTATTTATGGTTATGGCGCAACACCTCTCGGAGGTCATTATTGTAATTCATGGCGGTTAATTTGTCACCTATTGGCTGCAGGAAAATCTAGGCGTTGATGTTGCGCTTTCCTAACTTTTATACTTGACAGCCCATTTATAGTCACAAAAAATAGTGATAAAAAAGGCCACCGATTGATGGCCTTTAGTATTAGTAATATAACTTATAAGCGGTGTTGAATAAGGTTAGAACCAGTTATAGGTTAGAGAGGTGAAGTAGCTAGTACCCTCCGCAGCATATCTTGAACTAAAATTATTTGTGAGCGTATAGTTGTCTGCAAGCGTATATTCTTCGTTAGTGATATTGTCTACACGAAGGTTAGCACGAAGGTTAGGAGTAACATATATATTTGTACTTAAGTTGACTAGCGTATAGTCATCCAACTTAATTTTGTTAGCACCATCAGAGAATCTATCACTAGTGTGTTTTGTTTCAATGCGTACATCAAAAGTAGGTTGCTGATAGCCTATATAAATTAAGCCAGTGTTTTTGGGACGATAGACAAGATCATTGTTGTTGTTAGAGCCATTAGGTGTTTTGTCTTTTACATCTAAGTAATCGTAACCTAAGCCAAATAAGAATGAATTTAATTTCCAGTCAGAGGTTAAGCTTAGACCTTTAATTTTTGCCTCACCAATATTTGTACCACCTGTAATTAGATTTTCTGCATCGGTATGATAGCCAGTGAGTCGCGAAAGCTGATTACCATTAGCATATTCTACAAATACTTCGGTGTTTTTAGTAGTTTCAGGTTTCAAGCTTAAGTTCGCGTAACCAGGGAAATATAAATCATTAAAAGTTGGTACACGAAAGCCAGTGGCATAGTTCGCACCAATGCGCATACCAGCTAATGGGTGAAATGCTGCTCCTACGTTATAAGTACTCTTTTTGCCATATTGTGAATTGTCATCTACACGATAATTGGTTTGTACATCATAGTGTGTATCAGCTAGCTGATAGCCAATAAATGCACTTTTTACAGTGCGACTATCAACCTCATATTTAGTAGTTGAATCTATTTTCTGATCCAAATGTTCAATTCCTAAGATAGCTTGACCACCACCTGCTGTGATTTGACTTTCTAAACGGGCATGGTTTTGAGTGGTATCGAAAACTGTACTCTTCTTCGAGTCTTGAGCATTGTCATAAGTTCTGAGTTCATCGATGCTATGACCGTAGCTAAATTTTGTGATAGCAAGTTCGTTTGCGTGTTCAATAAAAGCAGTTGCTGAGCCGTTTTTTTGATCACTATAAGGGTTGGAGTTTACCGCACCAGTCCGGTCAGGAAAGGCATCAAATTCAGAGGTAGACTCATTGTAGAAAGCACTCAACCCTGCTTTTACACTTGGCGCAATTTTTTGTGTCATAGCAGCGCTTACTGATGTTATTTTAAAACCGTCATCGTCAGCATTAAAATTCTTACCAGTATTTACAGCATTGAAACCATCCGTATCGGTATGATTAACACCTAAGCTTAGGGTTGTATCTTGATATGTATATTGACCGTTAGCACCTACATTATAAAGGCTGTTAGAGCCGATTCCAGTAGTGACAGACAAACTACTTTTCTGTACGTTTGTGCCTTTTGTAAAGATTTGAATAACACCACCCATTGCATCAGCACCATAAAGACTTGCGCCTGATGCGCCATATAAAATTTCGATACGGTCAATTTGATCAGCAGATAACAAGTTTAATGCAGGTGTGCCTAGAGAAATCGAGCCATAGCGGACACCGTCAATAAGTATCAATACTTGCTTACTGTCAAAACCGCGCATATAAAAGTTACTTGTTGTTCCTAGGCCACCACTTTGAGTGACATTAATCCCTGTCTGACCTTTTAAAACATCAAGTACGGTTTGACCTTGAAAGCGTTGTAATTCTTCACTATCAACCACCCGAGTTTGAGCAATAGTATTACTAGTTTTAGTCGGTGTACGGGTAGCAGTCACGATAATTTTATCAAGTTCGACTTGAGGTAGCTCATCATCACTGGCAACATTCGAATCAGTGTTGGCAGGTGTCGCTGCCATAGCGCCATTAACGGCAAAAACACCAAGCGCGCTCAACATACAGTAGCGTAAATAGATAGATGAAGAAGAACGTGATAACAGCATAATTATTTCCAAAGTGACAAAAGCAAAAATTAAGAGGCTAAAATTACAAAAAACAATAAATAATTTACATGCGCTTATTATCTATAAAACTTACTCATTTATAAACACTTTTAACCTAATGTTTCTTCATTGTAAGCTGAGGGCCATTCATTATTACCTGTTATTTACTCGTTCTGCCGTGTTTTATTTGCTTTCTACGTTTTATCAATCGTTACGGTGTTCACTTTCGGTTATAACCCGCAAGTCGTGAGTAATATATAGAATGATCATCGTCTATAAAAACGCGCAATCAAAAGCACTAGTGTGATAAATAATTGCTATCATAGCGACACCGCCATAAGTATTTAAATTGCTCTACACATTAAGTTAAGAGGTTTGTTTTGTCTATTGAGCACTATTTAAGTCCTACTGCCATGCCGCCAGTAATAAAAGCGCCGCTATCAAAAACGCTGACAAGAGCGTTAGTAGTGATCATGCTACTGTTGGCATCACTATTTAGTCTAACGTTGCCAAATACTGCGTTCGCTGCTGTAGAAGGTGGTGTGTTGGGTATTGCTGGCGGCCAGGATAGTAG
The sequence above is a segment of the Psychrobacter sp. PL19 genome. Coding sequences within it:
- a CDS encoding acyl-CoA dehydrogenase C-terminal domain-containing protein, which gives rise to MSVYNAPLNDMRFILTDVFKAHEFWQNNDNLSHVDMETVDMILEEMAKLSKNVLLPINRSGDEEGATFHGDGVVTTPEGFKEAYKQYADSGWVGLGGNPEYGGQGFPKMVTMLTEEMIFTTNQSFALYPNLTVGATLCMNAAASEEQKKLYLEKMYSGEWSGTMCLTEPHAGTDLGIIKTKAVPNDDGSFNISGTKIFITGGEHDLTENIIHLVLAKTPDAPAGSKGISLFVVPKFIVNEDGSLGERNTLAAGSIEHKMGIKASATCVMNFDDAKGWLVGPENTGLSSMFIMMNYERVTMGLQGLGGSELAYQNAALYALDRGQGRSDTQIQSPEKPADAIIHHADVRRMLLNAKANSEASRCFAMYVAKQLDAEKFSTDPEAAQIASARVALLTPIAKAFLTDKALEATIDCQQVFGGHGYVREWGMEQIVRDTRIAQIYEGANGIQALDLLGRKVARNEGKYVTNFLAEVRDFVNTMQADHGVKQATLEAADTIEELTNTVLANISTRKSEINGCAVDYMHAFGYLCYSYMFAMMVEAADGKEGEFYTNKAKLADYFVGRILPRIDAHAQMVRSGSDPMMNFDLDYFNASA
- a CDS encoding acyl-CoA dehydrogenase C-terminal domain-containing protein; translated protein: MMQYKAPLRDMKFVMHELLNSTAHYQTLDAFSHIEADIVDSYLEVAANFAENELSPLNQSGDAEGCHFDNGKVTTPKGFKEAYKQYCELGFTSLTAEEEFGGQAMPMSLNSAISEFVGTANWSFGMYPGLSEGCVSTIEHHGTAEQKQKYLPKLVSGEWTGVMCLTEPQCGSDLNLVRTKAEPNGDGSYKITGGKIWISAGEHDMSDNIIHIVLARLPDAPAGTRGLSLFVVPKFRVNDDGSLAEHNAVSCGSIEHKMGIKASATCVINYDGSAGYLVGEENRGLNCMFTFMNVARIGTAIQGVTASQYAFQGALSFTKERLAFRSLDGAKFPEKPADPIIVHPAVRDMLLTTKAFAEGGRALIGYMSQFADTVAKGEGDARKDADQMLSLLTPIGKAFLTETGLESARHGVQALGGSGFCTEYGLEQNVRDTTIACIYEGTTQIQSLDLIGRKVLGSQGKLLTNFTNVIQQFCEDNKDNDDMGQFTRPLMRHIKEWGDLTARIGMQANDNPEAVGGAAVDYMYFSGYVTLAFLWARMALVAQTAIADGTGEQAFYDAKIKTAQFYFAKLLPRTSTYVKRIDTGVEPYMSMSTDQFAF
- a CDS encoding 16S rRNA (uracil(1498)-N(3))-methyltransferase, with amino-acid sequence MRRFFYAISSNDNEHSDRNAFNKSNVESSYHPRLDSLALGSEVDLPDTIVHHWCRVLRANIGDQGLLFDGFGGEYQVQLQTVSKKHATATLLAHVSDDRTAPIISKIGLVMSRGERMDYAIQKATELGVTAIQLLSSHHGEVSLKPAQVDKKLLHWQQIAIAACEQCGLNRPPIIFAPQPIRQWLQSLNNDSLGNGGLDSDSLSNDSLDNDFSNIDNSQTSGSANKASRDIFVSPIVAALRQDPYYQILNTRTDLRVMMSVPAADQPLRPEALLTVLTQKLPYIELLIGPEGGLSNEECDQAEHSGFAPWQIGARVLRTETAPIVALATLHALSR
- a CDS encoding methylenetetrahydrofolate reductase, whose translation is MSKPAFSFEFFPAKSEQGHEKLLSTFDELNKLSPTYFSVTYGAGGSTRTRTLDIVNALCERSDTPVAPHISCIGDDKDEISELLTLYKSLGINRLVALRGDLPSGQVGMGQLPFALDLVKFIREHSGDHFHIEVAAYPEMHPQARSFLFDIDNLVNKYQAGANAAITQFFYNADSYLYLRDALEGRGIDTNAQPLVAGIMPITNSSNLVRFADSCGADIPRYVRKQLADFGDDRKAIREFGFEVVYRLCERLIAEGVPAMHFYSMNKVEPNKRLIEALGLAG
- the ahcY gene encoding adenosylhomocysteinase: MDAVSTSPSAHTINPAFTDYKVADISLADYGRREITLAEAEMPALMGLRRRYEADQPLKGAKIVGCIHMTIQTAVLIETLIALGAEVRWTSCNIFSTQDHAAAAIAAAGIPVFAWKGETDAEYEWCLRQQVHVGGEETGQLWDANLILDDGGDLTALIHDDYAELLDNMHGISEETTTGVHRLLEMLDKGTLKIPAINVNDAVTKSKNDNKYGCRHSLNDAIKRGTDMFLAGRRALVIGYGDVGKGSAQSLRQEGMIVRISEVDPICAMQACMDGYEVLSPYIDGDNTGGAENINTRLLEDTDMIVTTTGNYHVCDKHMLAALKPGAVVCNIGHFDTEIDTQFMRENWRWSEVKPQVHQIFRSDDVNDYLILLAEGRLVNLGNATGHPSRVMDGSFANQVLAQMYLFEEKFAELPVDQRTDNLYVRVLPKKLDEEVAAAMVAGFNGTLTKLTSKQAEYLGVPIEGPFKPDAYKY
- a CDS encoding TonB-dependent receptor plug domain-containing protein → MLLSRSSSSIYLRYCMLSALGVFAVNGAMAATPANTDSNVASDDELPQVELDKIIVTATRTPTKTSNTIAQTRVVDSEELQRFQGQTVLDVLKGQTGINVTQSGGLGTTSNFYMRGFDSKQVLILIDGVRYGSISLGTPALNLLSADQIDRIEILYGASGASLYGADAMGGVIQIFTKGTNVQKSSLSVTTGIGSNSLYNVGANGQYTYQDTTLSLGVNHTDTDGFNAVNTGKNFNADDDGFKITSVSAAMTQKIAPSVKAGLSAFYNESTSEFDAFPDRTGAVNSNPYSDQKNGSATAFIEHANELAITKFSYGHSIDELRTYDNAQDSKKSTVFDTTQNHARLESQITAGGGQAILGIEHLDQKIDSTTKYEVDSRTVKSAFIGYQLADTHYDVQTNYRVDDNSQYGKKSTYNVGAAFHPLAGMRIGANYATGFRVPTFNDLYFPGYANLSLKPETTKNTEVFVEYANGNQLSRLTGYHTDAENLITGGTNIGEAKIKGLSLTSDWKLNSFLFGLGYDYLDVKDKTPNGSNNNNDLVYRPKNTGLIYIGYQQPTFDVRIETKHTSDRFSDGANKIKLDDYTLVNLSTNIYVTPNLRANLRVDNITNEEYTLADNYTLTNNFSSRYAAEGTSYFTSLTYNWF